NNNNNNNNNNNNNNNNNNNNNNNNNNNNNNNNNNNNNNNNNNNNNNNNNNNNNNNNNNNNNNNNNNNNNNNNNNNNNNNNNNNNNNNNNNNNNNNNNNNNNNNNNNNNNNNNNNNNNNNNNNNNNNNNNNNNNNNNNNNNNNNNNNNNNNNNNNNNNNNNNNNNNNNNNNNNNNNNNNNNNNNNNNNNNNNNNNNNNNNNNNNNNNNNNNNNNNNNNNNNNNNNNNNNNNNNNNNNNNNNNNNNNNNNNNNNNNNNNNNNNNNNNNNNNNNNNNNNNNNNNNNNNNNNNNNNNNNNNNNNNNNNNNNNNNNNNNNNNNNNNNNNNNNNNNNNNNNNNNNNNNNNNNNNNNNNNNNNNNNNNNNNNNNNNNNNNNNNNNNNNNNNNNNNNNNNNNNNNNNNNNNNNNNNNNNNNNNNNNNNNNNNNNNNNNNNNNNNNNNNNNNNNNNNNNNNNNNNNNNNNNNNNNNNNNNNNNNNNNNNNNNNNNNNNNNNNNNNNNNNNNNNNNNNNNNNNNNNNNNNNNNNNNNNNNNNNNNNNNNNNNNNNNNNNNNNNNNNNNNNNNNNNNNNNNNNNNNNNNNNNNNNNNNNNNNNNNNNNNNNNNNNNNNNNNNNNNNNNNNNNNNNNNNNNNNNNNNNNNNNNNNNNNNNNNNNNNNNNNNNNNNNNNNNNNNNNNNNNNNNNNNNNNNNNNNNNNNNNNNNNNNNNNNNNNNNNNNNNNNNNNNNNNNNNNNNNNNNNNNNNNNNNNNNNNNNNNNNNNNNNNNNNNNNNNNNNNNNNNNNNNNNNNNNNNNNNNNNNNNNNNNNNNNNNNNNNNNNNNNNNNNNNNNNNNNNNNNNNNNNNNNNNNNNNNNNNNNNNNNNNNNNNNNNNNNNNNNNNNNNNNNNNNNNNNNNNNNNNNNNNNNNNNNNNNNNNNNNNNNNNNNNNNNNNNNNNNNNNNNNNNNNNNNNNNNNNNNNNNNNNNNNNNNNNNNNNNNNNNNNNNNNNNNNNNNNNNNNNNNNNNNNNNNNNNNNNNNNNNNNNNNNNNNNNNNNNNNNNNNNNNNNNNNNNNNNNNNNNNNNNNNNNNNNNNNNNNNNNNNNNNNNNNNNNNNNNNNNNNNNNNNNNNNNNNNNNNNNNNNNNNNNNNNNNNNNNNNNNNNNNNNNNNNNNNNNNNNNNNNNNNNNNNNNNNNNNNNNNNNNNNNNNNNNNNNNNNNNNNNNNNNNNNNNNNNNNNNNNNNNNNNNNNNNNNNNNNNNNNNNNNNNNNNNNNNNNNNNNNNNNNNNNNNNNNNNNNNNNNNNNNNNNNNNNNNNNNNNNNNNNNNNNNNNNNNNNNNNNNNNNNNNNNNNNNNNNNNNNNNNNNNNNNNNNNNNNNNNNNNNNNNNNNNNNNNNNNNNNNNNNNNNNNNNNNNNNNNNNNNNNNNNNNNNNNNNNNNNNNNNNNNNNNNNNNNNNNNNNNNNNNNNNNNNNNNNNNNNNNNNNNNNNNNNNNNNNNNNNNNNNNNNNNNNNNNNNNNNNNNNNNNNNNNNNNNNNNNNNNNNNNNNNNNNNNNNNNNNNNNNNNNNNNNNNNNNNNNNNNNNNNNNNNNNNNNNNNNNNNNNNNNNNNNNNNNNNNNNNNNNNNNNNNNNNNNNNNNNNNNNNNNNNNNNNNNNNNNNNNNNNNNNNNNNNNNNNNNNNNNNNNNNNNNNNNNNNNNNNNNNNNNNNNNNNNNNNNNNNNNNNNNNNNNNNNNNNNNNNNNNNNNNNNNNNNNNNNNNNNNNNNNNNNNNNNNNNNNNNNNNNNNNNNNNNNNNNNNNNNNNNNNNNNNNNNNNNNNNNNNNNNNNNNNNNNNNNNNNNNNNNNNNNNNNNNNNNNNNNNNNNNNNNNNNNNNNNNNNNNNNNNNNNNNNNNNNNNNNNNNNNNNNNNNNNNNNNNNNNNNNNNNNNNNNNNNNNNNNNNNNNNNNNNNNNNNNNNNNNNNNNNNNNNNNNNNNNNNNNNNNNNNNNNNNNNNNNNNNNNNNNNNNNNNNNNNNNNNNNNNNNNNNNNNNNNNNNNNNNNNNNNNNNNNNNNNNNNNNNNNNNNNNNNNNNNNNNNNNNNNNNNNNNNNNNNNNNNNNNNNNNNNNNNNNNNNNNNNNNNNNNNNNNNNNNNNNNNNNNNNNNNNNNNNNNNNNNNNNNNNNNNNNNNNNNNNNNNNNNNNNNNNNNNNNNNNNNNNNNNNNNNNNNNNNNNNNNNNNNNNNNNNNNNNNNNNNNNNNNNNNNNNNNNNNNNNNNNNNNNNNNNNNNNNNNNNNNNNNNNNNNNNNNNNNNNNNNNNNNNNNNNNNNNNNNNNNNNNNNNNNNNNNNNNNNNNNNNNNNNNNNNNNNNNNNNNNNNNNNNNNNNNNNNNNNNNNNNNNNNNNNNNNNNNNNNNNNNNNNNNNNNNNNNNNNNNNNNNNNNNNNNNNNNNNNNNNNNNNNNNNNNNNNNNNNNNNNNNNNNNNNNNNNNNNNNNNNNNNNNNNNNNNNNNNNNNNNNNNNNNNNNNNNNNNNNNNNNNNNNNNNNNNNNNNNNNNNNNNNNNNNNNNNNNNNNNNNNNNNNNNNNNNNNNNNNNNNNNNNNNNNNNNNNNNNNNNNNNNNNNNNNNNNNNNNNNNNNNNNNNNNNNNNNNNNNNNNNNNNNNNNNNNNNNNNNNNNNNNNNNNNNNNNNNNNNNNNNNNNNNNNNNNNNNNNNNNNNNNNNNNNNNNNNNNNNNNNNNNNNNNNNNNNNNNNNNNNNNNNNNNNNNNNNNNNNNNNNNNNNNNNNNNNNNNNNNNNNNNNNNNNNNNNNNNNNNNNNNNNNNNNNNNNNNNNNNNNNNNNNNNNNNNNNNNNNNNNNNNNNNNNNNNNNNNNNNNNNNNNNNNNNNNNNNNNNNNNNNNNNNNNNNNNNNNNNNNNNNNNNNNNNNNNNNNNNNNNNNNNNNNNNNNNNNNNNNNNNNNNNNNNNNNNNNNNNNNNNNNNNNNNNNNNNNNNNNNNNNNNNNNNNNNNNNNNNNNNNNNNNNNNNNNNNNNNNNNNNNNNNNNNNNNNNNNNNNNNNNNNNNNNNNNNNNNNNNNNNNNNNNNNNNNNNNNNNNNNNNNNNNNNNNNNNNNNNNNNNNNNNNNNNNNNNNNNNNNNNNNNNNNNNNNNNNNNNNNNNNNNNNNNNNNNNNNNNNNNNNNNNNNNNNNNNNNNNNNNNNNNNNNNNNNNNNNNNNNNNNNNNNNNNNNNNNNNNNNNNNNNNNNNNNNNNNNNNNNNNNNNNNNNNNNNNNNNNNNNNNNNNNNNNNNNNNNNNNNNNNNNNNNNNNNNNNNNNNNNNNNNNNNNNNNNNNNNNNNNNNNNNNNNNNNNNNNNNNNNNNNNNNNNNNNNNNNNNNNNNNNNNNNNNNNNNNNNNNNNNNNNNNNNNNNNNNNNNNNNNNNNNNNNNNNNNNNNNNNNNNNNNNNNNNNNNNNNNNNNNNNNNNNNNNNNNNNNNNNNNNNNNNNNNNNNNNNNNNNNNNNNNNNNNNNNNNNNNNNNNNNNNNNNNNNNNNNNNNNNNNNNNNNNNNNNNNNNNNNNNNNNNNNNNNNNNNNNNNNNNNNNNNNNNNNNNNNNNNNNNNNNNNNNNNNNNNNNNNNNNNNNNNNNNNNNNNNNNNNNNNNNNNNNNNNNNNNNNNNNNNNNNNNNNNNNNNNNNNNNNNNNNNNNNNNNNNNNNNNNNNNNNNNNNNNNNNNNNNNNNNNNNNNNNNNNNNNNNNNNNNNNNNNNNNNNNNNNNNNNNNNNNNNNNNNNNNNNNNNNNNNNNNNNNNNNNNNNNNNNNNNNNNNNNNNNNNNNNNNNNNNNNNNNNNNNNNNNNNNNNNNNNNNNNNNNNNNNNNNNNNNNNNNNNNNNNNNNNNNNNNNNNNNNNNNNNNNNNNNNNNNNNNNNNNNNNNNNNNNNNNNNNNNNNNNNNNNNNNNNNNNNNNNNNNNNNNNNNNNNNNNNNNNNNNNNNNNNNNNNNNNNNNNNNNNNNNNNNNNNNNNNNNNNNNNNNNNNNNNNNNNNNNNNNNNNNNNNNNNNNNNNNNNNNNNNNNNNNNNNNNNNNNNNNNNNNNNNNNNNNNNNNNNNNNNNNNNNNNNNNNNNNNNNNNNNNNNNNNNNNNNNNNNNNNNNNNNNNNNNNNNNNNNNNNNNNNNNNNNNNNNNNNNNNNNNNNNNNNNNNNNNNNNNNNNNNNNNNNNNNNNNNNNNNNNNNNNNNNNNNNNNNNNNNNNNNNNNNNNNNNNNNNNNNNNNNNNNNNNNNNNNNNNNNNNNNNNNNNNNNNNNNNNNNNNNNNNNNNNNNNNNNNNNNNNNNNNNNNNNNNNNNNNNNNNNNNNNNNNNNNNNNNNNNNNNNNNNNNNNNNNNNNNNNNNNNNNNNNNNNNNNNNNNNNNNNNNNNNNNNNNNNNNNNNNNNNNNNNNNNNNNNNNNNNNNNNNNNNNNNNNNNNNNNNNNNNNNNNNNNNNNNNNNNNNNNNNACCCACCGTTGCTGTAGAGCAGCTGCAGGCGGTAGTGGATCCCGTTGTTGGTTTTCTCGCCGTTCTGCTCCTGCAAAGCGGGGCTGACGTTGAGGGGGGGCTCTGCGTGCAGCCCCCAACCCCATCCCGGGCTGcgcagccccatccctggcgACCcccttttttttgggggggtccCGGCCTCACCCGCTCCTTCTCTACGAAGTCCACGAAGGAGGTGCGCTCGATCTCCACGGGCTGCCCCTGCCGGTCGTACATGGCCAGCACGAAGTGGAAGAAGTTGGATTTCCTCAGGTTGGAGGGCGGCTGCTTCTCGAAGTGAGCTCTGGCCAGGCCTACCCCGCTGCCgggttatggggtgggggtGAGCACGGGGTGGATGCGTCCCCTCCCCGGGCTGCCCGCACCCCCACGGGGCCCTTCCATCGCCCACGGGTGGGCAACGATGCCCCCAATGC
The sequence above is a segment of the Meleagris gallopavo isolate NT-WF06-2002-E0010 breed Aviagen turkey brand Nicholas breeding stock unplaced genomic scaffold, Turkey_5.1 ChrUn_random_7180001858425, whole genome shotgun sequence genome. Coding sequences within it:
- the LOC104915894 gene encoding transcription factor COE1-A-like encodes the protein MKEEPLTAGLPSVRWLQGTGILDASTAAQSGVGLARAHFEKQPPSNLRKSNFFHFVLAMYDRQGQPVEIERTSFVDFVEKEREQNGEKTNNGIHYRLQLLYSN